A window of Deinococcota bacterium contains these coding sequences:
- a CDS encoding type II toxin-antitoxin system HicA family toxin: MPQKVRELVAELERAGFVNRGGKGSHRNFVHPRVSKPITISGALGDDAKHYQARAVKRAVEESKS; encoded by the coding sequence GTGCCGCAGAAGGTGAGAGAACTTGTTGCCGAGCTTGAACGCGCAGGCTTCGTCAATCGAGGCGGGAAAGGTAGCCACCGAAACTTTGTTCATCCGAGAGTTTCTAAACCGATCACAATATCGGGTGCGCTTGGTGACGATGCTAAGCACTATCAGGCTCGTGCCGTGAAGCGTGCTGTCGAGGAGTCAAAATCATGA
- a CDS encoding tetratricopeptide repeat protein, with translation MGRPRVQFGRTRLDFAPDKRYGLLAYLAYAADWIGRDRLAYLFWPDSDNQRALKNLSQLLKRVRALDWPRLEADRYRLRWPVRTDVADFKRASERGDWDEAVALYGGPLLADMDGGESSELAAWLEIEREHLHALWRAALLRRARDLEALGRHDGAADLFRRLLQQDELDEEALRACMGAALRAGQREQALKLHRDFAQRLHRELALEPTSTTQQLARLIRAGDGEGLERLLLAAPAAAGPAAGPAALAVGSPPLPLALTSFVGRDLELAEIAHLLAKPECRLLTLVGPGGVGKTRLALQAAAELGSRYEGGVYFVPLETLTLPALIPAAVAAAIGLELQGQDDALAQLARHLGEERALLVLDNYEQLMKAALLAPQLLRLCPKLELLVTSRERLNVAEEWLLPVAGMPFPAGAASAEEALSFDAVQLFVQRAQRVRPGFSLGEEERGHVLAICGLVQGLPLGLELSAVWVRMMSCAEIAGELGEGLDFLASARNLPERQQSIRAVFEHSWRLLSPVERQVLAGLSVFRGGFAKGAAAVVVGASVAVLAALVDKSLLRGSPSGRYDRHPLLYDYSQEKLTASGEESGLRQRHAAYYLALAEEVGPQLRSVGDVHALDRLELEHENLRSALRWALAAGEEVTALRLAGALGRFWEIRGYLSEGCRWLEAALALRQGVPKDVQARALTAFGRLTLLQGNAAEAAPALAAGLELWREVGDKPNIAEGLVRLGSVALEGGDFGRAEALHQESLALALAAGDKGGVAFALNNLGEVARCRGDAARAADLYQQSLALHRETGNKRGAAIVLGNLGYVAQHQGELERAASFLRESLGLKHELGDTIGLSYCFAGLAGVSAGASDFVRAARLLGVTEALLERTRHRLDTADRADFARNRAAVRAEFDEPTFAGTWAEGCAMTLEQAVAYALKGEMRA, from the coding sequence TTGGGTAGGCCCCGGGTCCAGTTCGGCCGGACGCGGCTGGACTTTGCTCCCGACAAGCGCTACGGGCTCCTGGCCTATCTGGCTTACGCCGCCGACTGGATAGGCCGCGATAGGCTGGCCTACCTGTTCTGGCCCGACAGCGACAACCAGAGAGCGCTCAAGAACCTGAGCCAGCTCTTAAAGCGCGTGCGGGCGCTGGACTGGCCCCGGCTCGAGGCCGACCGCTACCGCTTGCGCTGGCCCGTGCGGACCGACGTGGCCGACTTCAAGAGGGCGAGTGAGCGCGGCGACTGGGACGAGGCTGTTGCTCTCTACGGCGGCCCGCTGCTGGCGGACATGGACGGCGGCGAGAGCAGCGAACTTGCCGCTTGGCTCGAGATCGAGCGCGAGCACCTGCACGCCCTCTGGCGCGCGGCCCTGTTGCGGCGCGCTCGAGACCTGGAGGCACTCGGGCGGCATGACGGGGCGGCCGACCTGTTCCGCCGCCTGCTGCAACAAGACGAGCTGGACGAGGAGGCGTTGCGCGCCTGTATGGGCGCGGCGTTGCGCGCCGGGCAGCGGGAGCAGGCCCTCAAGCTGCACCGGGACTTCGCCCAGCGGCTGCACCGGGAACTGGCGCTGGAGCCCACCTCGACCACGCAGCAGCTCGCCCGGCTTATCCGCGCTGGAGACGGCGAAGGCCTCGAGCGGCTGCTGCTCGCCGCCCCAGCCGCAGCGGGCCCGGCTGCTGGGCCCGCGGCGCTCGCCGTCGGTTCGCCGCCGCTGCCCCTGGCGCTCACCTCCTTCGTGGGGCGCGACTTAGAGCTCGCCGAGATCGCGCATCTGCTCGCCAAGCCCGAGTGCCGCTTGCTGACGCTGGTCGGCCCCGGCGGCGTCGGCAAGACGCGCTTGGCCCTCCAGGCCGCCGCCGAGCTGGGCTCGCGCTATGAGGGCGGGGTCTACTTCGTGCCGCTCGAGACCCTGACCCTGCCCGCGCTCATCCCCGCCGCCGTCGCCGCCGCCATCGGGCTCGAGCTCCAGGGCCAGGACGACGCTCTGGCCCAGCTCGCCCGTCACCTCGGCGAGGAGCGAGCCTTGCTGGTGCTGGACAACTACGAGCAGCTCATGAAGGCCGCCCTGCTGGCGCCGCAACTGCTGCGGCTTTGCCCCAAGCTCGAGCTGCTCGTCACCTCGCGCGAGCGCCTGAACGTGGCCGAGGAATGGCTCTTGCCGGTGGCGGGCATGCCCTTTCCGGCAGGCGCCGCCAGCGCGGAGGAGGCGCTGTCGTTCGACGCGGTGCAGCTCTTCGTACAGCGGGCGCAGCGGGTGCGGCCCGGCTTTTCCCTGGGCGAAGAGGAGCGCGGCCACGTGCTGGCGATCTGCGGACTGGTGCAGGGCCTTCCGCTCGGCCTCGAGCTCTCGGCGGTGTGGGTCAGGATGATGTCCTGCGCGGAGATCGCCGGGGAGTTGGGAGAAGGTCTGGATTTCTTGGCGAGCGCCCGCAACCTGCCCGAGCGGCAGCAGAGCATCCGGGCGGTCTTCGAGCACTCCTGGCGGCTGCTGAGCCCCGTGGAGCGGCAGGTCCTGGCCGGGCTTTCGGTGTTCAGGGGCGGCTTCGCCAAGGGGGCCGCGGCCGTGGTGGTGGGGGCGTCCGTCGCCGTGCTGGCCGCCCTGGTCGACAAGTCCCTGCTGCGCGGCAGCCCGTCCGGGCGCTATGACCGCCATCCCCTCCTCTACGACTACAGTCAGGAGAAGCTGACGGCGAGCGGCGAGGAAAGCGGCCTCCGGCAGCGGCACGCCGCCTACTACCTGGCGCTGGCGGAGGAGGTCGGGCCGCAGCTCCGCAGCGTCGGCGACGTCCATGCGCTCGACCGGCTCGAGCTCGAGCACGAAAACCTGCGCTCGGCGCTGCGCTGGGCGCTCGCTGCGGGCGAAGAGGTGACGGCGCTGCGCCTGGCCGGGGCGCTGGGGCGGTTTTGGGAGATACGCGGCTACTTAAGCGAGGGCTGCCGCTGGCTGGAGGCGGCGCTGGCTCTCCGGCAGGGCGTACCAAAGGACGTGCAGGCCAGGGCGCTGACCGCCTTCGGCAGGCTCACCCTGCTGCAGGGGAACGCCGCAGAGGCCGCGCCCGCGCTGGCGGCGGGACTCGAGCTGTGGCGGGAGGTGGGCGACAAGCCCAACATCGCCGAGGGGCTCGTCCGCCTCGGCAGCGTGGCGTTGGAAGGAGGTGACTTTGGGCGCGCCGAGGCGCTCCACCAGGAGAGCCTGGCGCTGGCCCTAGCGGCGGGGGACAAGGGCGGCGTCGCCTTCGCGCTCAACAACCTCGGCGAGGTGGCGCGCTGCCGGGGCGACGCGGCCAGGGCGGCGGACCTCTACCAGCAGAGCCTGGCACTGCACCGGGAGACGGGCAACAAGCGGGGCGCGGCCATCGTCCTGGGCAACCTCGGCTATGTGGCGCAGCACCAGGGCGAGCTCGAGCGGGCGGCGAGCTTTTTGCGGGAGAGCCTGGGCCTGAAGCACGAACTGGGTGATACCATCGGTCTCTCCTACTGTTTCGCGGGTTTGGCGGGCGTGTCCGCGGGCGCGAGCGATTTCGTGCGCGCCGCGCGGCTTCTGGGCGTGACCGAGGCGCTGCTCGAGCGGACCAGGCACCGGCTCGACACCGCCGACCGCGCCGACTTCGCGCGCAACCGCGCCGCCGTGCGCGCCGAGTTCGACGAGCCGACCTTCGCGGGGACCTGGGCGGAAGGATGTGCCATGACGCTCGAGCAGGCCGTCGCCTACGCCCTCAAAGGCGAGATGAGAGCCTAA
- a CDS encoding 2-oxoacid:ferredoxin oxidoreductase subunit beta produces MAEKVLTAKDYRTSVPNIWCPGCGDFGVLNAIHQAVAELQIPPQDLAVISGIGCSSRLPGYVSGYGFNTIHGRALPIATGVRLARPDLRVLVAGGDGDAYAIGAGHFVHTLRRNPNLTYIVMDNAVYGLTKGQGSPTAKLGEPTKSQPFGHSERPLNPLAWALSLGVTFLAQSFSANTKGLKELIVKGMEHDGFALLNVKSPCVTFRGNQEYNYYREHGWNFAEDGHDPHDLEAAWRVAKETERVPFGLIWQDLESMSLDKQVELEREKYLTRRRYEHPDEVLETFYA; encoded by the coding sequence ATGGCAGAAAAAGTCCTCACCGCCAAGGACTACCGCACCAGCGTGCCCAACATCTGGTGCCCCGGCTGCGGCGACTTCGGCGTTCTTAACGCCATCCACCAGGCGGTCGCCGAACTGCAGATCCCGCCGCAGGACTTAGCGGTCATCTCCGGCATCGGCTGCAGCAGCCGGCTGCCGGGCTACGTGAGCGGCTACGGTTTCAACACCATCCACGGCCGCGCCCTGCCCATCGCCACCGGGGTGCGGCTGGCGCGGCCCGACCTGAGAGTCTTGGTAGCGGGCGGTGACGGCGACGCCTACGCGATCGGCGCGGGCCACTTCGTCCACACCCTGAGGCGCAACCCCAACCTCACCTACATCGTCATGGACAACGCCGTCTACGGCCTCACCAAGGGCCAGGGCTCGCCCACGGCCAAGCTCGGCGAGCCCACCAAGTCGCAGCCCTTCGGCCACAGCGAGCGGCCCTTGAACCCGCTCGCCTGGGCCTTGTCCTTGGGCGTGACTTTTTTGGCGCAGTCCTTTTCGGCCAACACCAAGGGCCTCAAGGAGCTCATCGTCAAGGGCATGGAGCACGACGGCTTCGCGCTCCTAAACGTCAAGAGCCCCTGCGTGACCTTTCGTGGCAACCAGGAGTACAACTACTACCGCGAGCACGGCTGGAACTTTGCCGAAGACGGCCATGACCCGCACGACTTAGAGGCCGCCTGGCGTGTCGCCAAGGAAACCGAGCGCGTGCCCTTCGGCCTCATCTGGCAGGACCTGGAGAGTATGAGCCTGGACAAGCAGGTCGAGCTCGAGCGCGAAAAGTACCTCACCCGCCGCCGCTACGAACACCCCGACGAGGTGTTGGAGACCTTCTACGCCTAA